One region of Polyodon spathula isolate WHYD16114869_AA chromosome 25, ASM1765450v1, whole genome shotgun sequence genomic DNA includes:
- the LOC121300371 gene encoding cell division control protein 45 homolog: protein MFVSDIRKEFYDVIVNQRVALLVSADIDALCACKILQALFHCDHVQYTLVPVTGWQELETAFLEHKEQFRYFVLINCGANIDLLETLQPDEDSVFFICDTHRPVDVVNVYNDTQIKLLIKQDDDLGIPSYDDIFRDDEEEDKNGGDSGNESEDGSEPSGKRRRFDEGAVERRIERRREKREWEARRREILFDYEQYEYHGTSSALVMFELAWVMSKDTKDMLWWSVVGLTDQWVQDKITHMKYVTDVGTLQRHVSRHNHRNEDEENSLSIDCMRISFEYDLHLALYQHWSLYESICNSCYTSSHFKLWSIHGQKKLQEFLADMGLPLKQVRQKFNSMDISIKDNLREVIEESSNKYGMKDIRIQTFSVHFGFKNKFLASDVVHAAAALLENIEKDESRTDNFINALDSLSRSNLEKLHHGIKLAKKKLISVQQTVASCICTNQILSQGPFLYCYLMEGTPDVKLFSKPMSLSILSKYLLKAFVRSTKNKRCRLLPLIMAAPMDVEKGTVIVLGIPPEAESSDKKNFFGRAFEKAAESTGSRTLHDHFDTSIIELKTEDRSKFLDALITLLS, encoded by the exons atgtttgtgtCCGATATCCGAAAGGAGTTCTATGACGTTATTGTAAACCAG aggGTTGCGCTTCTTGTTTCCGCGGATATCGATGCCCTGTGTGCCTGCAAAATACTCcag GCTTTGTTCCATTGTGACCATGTGCAATACACTCTGGTTCCCGTGACGGGCTGGCAGGAACTGGAAACTGCATTTCTAGAGCACAAGGAGCAG TTCCGGTACTTCGTTCTGATTAACTGTGGCGCTAACATTGACCTGCTGGAGACCCTTCAGCCGGACGAGGACTCTGTGTTCTTTATCTGTGACACGCACAGGCCTGTTGATGTTGTCAATGTCTACAATGATACACAG ATTAAGCTGCTCATAAAGCAGGATGACGATCTCGGCATTCCTTCCTATGACGATATCTTCAGAGATGACGAAGAGGAGGATAAGAATGGGGGTGACTCTGGAAACGAGAGCGAGGATGGGTCGGAGCCCTCTGGTAAACGAAGGCGCTTTGACGAG GGTGCTGTGGAGAGAAGGATAGAAAGACGAAGGGAAAAGCGAGAGTGGGAAGCGCGGAG AAGAGAAATCTTGTTTGACTATGAGCAATATGAATACCATGGAACCTCG TCTGCACTAGTGATGTTTGAGCTGGCCTGGGTTATGTCCAAGGACACCAAAGACATGCTTTG gtGGTCAGTTGTTGGTTTAACAGACCAGTGGGTTCAAGATAAAATCACACA TATGAAATACGTCACAGATGTGGGCACGCTGCAACGCCATGTTTCCCGACACAACCATCGCAATGAGGACGAAGAGAACTCGCTCTCCATCGACTGCATGAGAATCTCATTTGAGTACGA CCTGCACCTGGCCCTGTACCAACACTGGTCCCTCTACGAGAGCATCTGCAACTCCTGTTACACGTCGTCACATTTTAAGCTATGGTCTATTCATGGACAGAAGAAGCTGCAGGAGTTCCTTGCTGATATGGG CCTTCCACTAAAACAAGTGAGACAGAAATTCAACTCTATGGACATCTCCATAAAGGACAATCTCCGTGAAGTCATTGAAGAATCTTCAAATAAATATGG AATGAAAGATATCCGAATACAGACATTCAGCGTTCATTTTGGCTTTAAGAATAAATTCCTTGCCAGTGATGTGGTCCATGCTGCAGCAGCCCTTCTTGAGAACATTGAGAAGGATGAGAGTAGAACTGATAACTTTATTAATGCTTTAGACAGCCTGTCCAG AAGTAACCTGGAGAAGCTGCACCATGGGATCAAACTGGCCAAGAAAAAGCTTATTTCTGTTCAGCAGACCGTAGCCAGCTGCATCTGTACTAACCAGATCCTCTCCCAGGGGCCGTTCCTCTACTGCTACCTGATGGAG ggCACTCCAGACGTGAAGCTATTTTCCAAGCCAATGTCCTTAAGTATTCTCAGTAAATACCTGCTGAAGGCATTTGTTCGTTCA ACGAAGAACAAGCGTTGCAGGCTGCTGCCTTTGATTATGGCAGCCCCCATGGATGTGGAAAAGGGCACTGTGATCGTGCTGGGAATTCCACCAGAGGCGGAGAGCTCTGACAAAAAGAA tttCTTTGGAAGGGCATTTGAAAAAGCAGCTGAAAGTACCGGCTCCAGGACTCTGCACGACCACTTTGACACATCTA TTATTGAGCTGAAGACTGAAGACAGAAGCAAGTTTCTGGATGCTCTTATTACGCTCCTGTCATAA